A section of the Microbacterium sp. MM2322 genome encodes:
- a CDS encoding alpha/beta hydrolase has product MIRGAWRRAAAALLAAGTIAAVLVGCTPKANTDAAPHRTPITKGAPAGFEEYYGQKVAWEKCRGIGEGDYYCASITAPRDWTDAAGGDIELSIIVRLASGGTSQGSLFVNPGGPGASGVDLVQQSAGFAVGNELLQSYDVVGFDPRGVGRSTAVRCLDATAMDDYLFDLPAAPRGTPEREGEQRAAAEAFARACEVNSDGLLPFVTTQNAARDLDLLRGVLGDEKLSYLGYSYGSFLGATYAELFPQNVGRVVLDGGLDPSIPSAVVGARQAIGFQSALDAYLTSCVGGSDCPFDGPLATAEQQLSDAIAAVDASPLTASDGRMLGGDALVMGIISALYSEGNWSPLSSALTAVLEGDADEMFGLVDRYYNRYDGRYLDNSTEAFSAYNCMDYPADPDDVVAAANAEVAEKAPTFAPYWTSDVSLCDAWPYPPTGTRSEIHADGAAPILVIGTTNDPATPYEWSAALAKQLSSGILLTRVGEGHTGFNKGNACIDDAVVAYFEDDKVPAGDLRCEAG; this is encoded by the coding sequence GTGATCCGCGGAGCCTGGCGCCGCGCGGCGGCCGCTCTCTTGGCCGCAGGCACGATCGCCGCCGTGCTGGTCGGGTGCACGCCGAAGGCGAATACGGATGCCGCGCCGCACCGCACGCCGATCACCAAGGGTGCCCCGGCCGGTTTCGAGGAGTACTACGGCCAGAAGGTCGCCTGGGAGAAGTGCCGTGGGATCGGCGAGGGCGACTACTACTGCGCCTCGATCACGGCGCCTCGCGACTGGACCGACGCGGCGGGTGGCGACATCGAGCTGTCCATCATCGTGCGCCTCGCGTCGGGCGGGACGTCGCAGGGGTCGCTCTTCGTGAACCCGGGCGGGCCCGGTGCCAGCGGCGTCGACCTCGTGCAGCAGTCCGCCGGATTCGCCGTCGGGAACGAGCTCCTCCAGAGCTACGACGTCGTGGGCTTCGACCCGCGGGGCGTCGGACGATCGACCGCCGTCCGCTGCCTCGACGCCACCGCCATGGACGACTACCTCTTCGATCTGCCTGCGGCCCCCCGCGGCACACCCGAGCGGGAGGGCGAACAGCGCGCCGCCGCTGAGGCCTTCGCCCGCGCGTGCGAGGTCAACAGCGATGGGCTCCTGCCGTTCGTCACGACCCAGAACGCCGCTCGCGATCTCGACCTCCTGCGCGGCGTGCTCGGTGACGAGAAGCTGTCCTACCTGGGCTACTCGTACGGCTCGTTCCTCGGGGCGACGTACGCCGAACTGTTCCCTCAGAACGTCGGCCGTGTCGTGCTCGACGGCGGACTCGACCCGTCGATCCCCAGCGCGGTCGTCGGGGCGCGGCAGGCCATCGGGTTCCAGTCGGCGCTCGATGCGTACCTGACGAGTTGCGTCGGCGGATCCGACTGCCCGTTCGACGGCCCGCTCGCGACCGCCGAACAGCAGCTCTCCGATGCGATCGCCGCGGTCGACGCGTCTCCGCTGACAGCGAGCGACGGCCGGATGCTGGGGGGCGATGCCCTTGTGATGGGGATCATCTCGGCGCTCTACAGCGAGGGCAACTGGTCGCCGTTGTCGTCGGCGCTCACCGCAGTCCTCGAGGGGGATGCCGACGAGATGTTCGGGCTGGTCGACCGGTATTACAACCGGTACGACGGGAGGTACCTCGACAATTCGACGGAGGCATTCTCGGCATACAACTGCATGGACTACCCCGCCGATCCGGACGACGTGGTCGCCGCAGCGAACGCGGAGGTGGCAGAGAAGGCGCCGACATTCGCGCCCTACTGGACATCGGATGTCTCGCTCTGCGACGCGTGGCCGTACCCGCCGACCGGCACACGGAGCGAGATCCACGCCGACGGCGCGGCCCCCATTCTGGTCATCGGCACGACGAACGACCCCGCGACCCCGTACGAGTGGTCGGCGGCCCTCGCGAAGCAGCTGAGCTCCGGCATCCTGCTCACCCGGGTAGGGGAGGGGCACACCGGTTTCAACAAGGGGAACGCCTGCATCGATGACGCTGTCGTCGCGTACTTCGAGGACGACAAAGTCCCGGCTGGCGATCTCCGCTGCGAGGCCGGTTGA
- a CDS encoding efflux RND transporter permease subunit yields the protein MSPASTPSRWLRIALPLVLVVIWLAGGSIGGPYFGKVDEVSTNDQSSFLPQSAESTQVQERLDDFLGGDAIPALVVFDAGRALDDAQLQDVQALTDKIGALDGVQEVSPAIPSEDGEAAQVVVSIDASGEVTDIVGEVRELVAADAPDGVKAWVTGPAGFTADLATGFTGIDGLLLLVALGAVFVILVIVYRSPLLPLLVLLTSVFALCVALLSVWWLAKAEIVVLNGQVQGILFILVIGAATDYALLYVARFREAIGEGRKRWDAATTAWKGAVEPILASGGTVIAGLLCLLLSDLASNRALGPIASIGIAFAMLSALTFLPALLALVGRAAFWPFIPKAGMTELPVDLTQPTRGLWARLARFVARRARIVWIVSTVVLLAASVGVTQLKADGVPASELVLGASQARDGQAALAEHFPAGSGSPLYVIVPEAEAPDAAELIADQAGIESVGVVSADAPAGQADVAVEGGQLVLTAQGPPGTAAPAPTVDGGDVMLVATLSDAADSIAAEDTVRDLREAISGTSLDAVVGGTTAVDLDTNDTSIRDRTVIIPVILVVVLLILMLLLRSILAPVLLILSVIVSFAAALGVSALVFNDVFGFPGGDPAVPLYGFVFLVALGIDYNIFLMSRVREESVRHGTRRGILRGLVATGGVITSAGLVLAATFAALGVIQILFLVQLAFIVAFGVLLDTFIVRSLLVPALAYDIGKAIWWPSKLSRVDADEAPEAPVAGEMTRAEYRRTLDA from the coding sequence ATGTCTCCTGCATCGACGCCTTCCCGATGGTTGCGCATCGCGCTGCCGCTCGTCCTCGTCGTCATCTGGCTGGCCGGTGGCTCGATCGGCGGACCGTACTTCGGCAAGGTCGACGAAGTCTCGACCAACGATCAGTCGAGCTTCCTGCCGCAGAGCGCCGAGTCGACGCAGGTGCAGGAGCGCCTGGACGACTTCCTCGGCGGCGATGCGATCCCCGCCCTCGTCGTCTTCGACGCCGGTCGCGCGCTCGACGACGCGCAGCTGCAGGACGTGCAGGCTCTCACCGACAAGATCGGTGCCCTCGACGGCGTGCAGGAGGTGTCCCCGGCGATCCCGTCCGAGGACGGAGAAGCGGCGCAGGTCGTCGTCTCGATCGATGCCTCGGGCGAGGTGACCGACATCGTCGGAGAGGTTCGAGAGCTGGTCGCTGCAGATGCACCCGACGGCGTGAAGGCCTGGGTGACCGGCCCCGCCGGCTTCACCGCGGACCTCGCGACCGGTTTCACCGGCATCGACGGGCTGCTGCTGCTCGTCGCGCTCGGTGCCGTCTTCGTGATCCTCGTGATCGTCTACCGCTCGCCGCTCCTGCCTCTCCTCGTGCTGCTGACCTCGGTGTTCGCCCTCTGCGTCGCGCTCCTCAGCGTGTGGTGGCTCGCCAAAGCCGAGATCGTCGTCCTCAACGGCCAGGTCCAAGGCATCCTCTTCATCCTGGTCATCGGCGCCGCGACCGACTACGCGCTTCTCTACGTCGCCCGCTTCCGTGAGGCGATCGGGGAGGGGAGGAAGAGGTGGGATGCCGCGACCACCGCCTGGAAGGGGGCGGTCGAGCCGATCCTCGCCTCCGGCGGCACCGTCATCGCGGGGCTCCTCTGCCTGCTGCTCAGTGACCTCGCGAGCAACCGCGCCCTCGGCCCCATCGCCTCGATCGGGATCGCGTTCGCGATGCTCTCGGCGCTCACGTTCCTCCCGGCTCTCCTCGCCCTGGTGGGGCGCGCGGCATTCTGGCCGTTCATCCCCAAGGCGGGCATGACAGAGCTCCCCGTCGACTTGACCCAGCCCACCCGAGGCCTCTGGGCGAGGCTCGCGCGGTTCGTCGCGCGCCGCGCGCGGATCGTCTGGATCGTCTCCACGGTCGTGCTGCTCGCGGCATCCGTCGGTGTGACGCAGTTGAAGGCCGACGGCGTTCCCGCGAGCGAGCTCGTTCTCGGGGCGTCTCAGGCCCGCGACGGGCAGGCCGCCCTCGCCGAGCACTTCCCGGCGGGATCCGGCAGCCCGCTCTATGTCATCGTCCCCGAGGCCGAGGCGCCCGATGCGGCGGAGCTCATCGCGGATCAGGCCGGCATCGAGTCGGTGGGTGTCGTGTCGGCCGATGCGCCTGCCGGCCAGGCCGACGTCGCCGTCGAGGGCGGCCAGCTCGTCCTCACCGCGCAGGGACCTCCCGGAACGGCCGCGCCGGCACCCACCGTCGACGGCGGCGACGTCATGCTCGTCGCGACCCTCTCGGACGCCGCCGACTCGATCGCGGCGGAGGACACCGTGCGGGACCTGCGCGAGGCGATCTCCGGGACCTCGCTCGACGCCGTCGTGGGCGGCACCACGGCGGTCGACCTCGACACCAACGACACGTCGATCCGCGACCGGACGGTCATCATCCCCGTCATCCTCGTGGTGGTCCTGCTGATCCTCATGCTGCTGCTGCGGTCGATCCTCGCTCCCGTGCTCCTGATCCTCAGCGTCATCGTCTCGTTCGCGGCGGCACTCGGAGTCAGCGCACTCGTGTTCAACGACGTGTTCGGCTTCCCTGGCGGCGACCCGGCGGTGCCGCTCTACGGTTTCGTCTTCCTCGTGGCGCTGGGGATCGACTACAACATCTTCCTGATGTCGCGCGTGCGCGAGGAGTCCGTCCGCCACGGGACGCGTCGCGGCATCCTTCGCGGGCTGGTCGCGACGGGCGGCGTGATCACCTCGGCAGGGCTCGTGCTGGCGGCGACGTTCGCTGCACTCGGCGTCATCCAGATCCTGTTCCTCGTCCAGCTCGCGTTCATCGTCGCGTTCGGCGTGCTGCTCGACACGTTCATCGTGCGCTCGCTCCTCGTGCCGGCGCTGGCGTACGACATCGGAAAGGCCATCTGGTGGCCGTCGAAGCTGTCGCGGGTCGACGCTGACGAGGCGCCGGAGGCTCCGGTCGCGGGGGAGATGACACGAGCCGAGTACCGACGGACGCTCGACGCGTGA
- a CDS encoding DUF3054 domain-containing protein: MAAPVAHTHTTGGILAAFALDVVLVTVFAAIGRASHTEAVFAGLATTAGPFLAALVIGWLVSLAWRSPRAIVRTGIPVWIVTVAGGMILRALSGQGVQVAFVIVATITLLVMLVGWRAIAALVGRRRR; encoded by the coding sequence ATGGCCGCCCCCGTCGCCCACACCCACACCACCGGCGGGATCCTCGCCGCTTTCGCACTCGACGTCGTCCTCGTCACGGTCTTCGCGGCGATCGGACGCGCCAGCCACACCGAGGCGGTATTCGCCGGGCTCGCGACGACGGCGGGGCCGTTCCTCGCGGCACTCGTCATCGGGTGGCTCGTGTCGCTGGCGTGGCGGTCGCCGAGGGCGATCGTCCGCACCGGCATCCCGGTGTGGATCGTCACGGTCGCCGGCGGCATGATCCTGCGGGCGCTGTCGGGCCAGGGGGTGCAGGTCGCGTTCGTGATCGTCGCGACGATCACCCTGCTCGTGATGCTGGTCGGCTGGCGGGCGATCGCCGCGCTGGTCGGACGCCGACGGCGCTGA
- a CDS encoding isochorismatase family protein: MTRALFIVDVQNDFTEGGALGVDGGDAVAAAITDHLKNHADDYDVIVASRDWHDGDGDNGGHFSAAPDFVDSWPVHCVAGSTGADYDPGLDTSAVTHHVKKGQGIPAYSLFEGVTDAGETVADILTSHGVVEVDVTGIATDHCVRASALDAIAHGRHVRILTDLIAGVAPAPSEAALAELAHAGAELASAAGIGDEDGR; the protein is encoded by the coding sequence ATGACCCGAGCCCTGTTCATCGTCGATGTGCAGAACGATTTCACCGAGGGCGGCGCCCTGGGCGTCGACGGTGGTGATGCCGTCGCTGCGGCGATCACCGACCACCTGAAGAACCACGCCGACGACTACGACGTGATCGTGGCCTCCCGCGACTGGCACGACGGCGACGGTGACAACGGCGGGCACTTCTCTGCCGCCCCCGACTTCGTCGATTCGTGGCCGGTGCACTGCGTCGCCGGCAGCACCGGCGCGGACTACGACCCGGGACTCGACACCTCCGCCGTCACCCACCACGTGAAGAAGGGGCAGGGCATCCCCGCCTATTCGCTCTTCGAGGGCGTGACGGATGCCGGTGAGACGGTCGCCGACATCCTCACCTCCCACGGGGTCGTCGAGGTCGACGTCACCGGTATCGCGACGGATCACTGCGTCCGCGCGTCGGCGCTCGACGCGATCGCGCACGGCCGACACGTGCGGATCCTCACGGACCTCATCGCCGGGGTCGCCCCGGCGCCGAGCGAAGCGGCTCTCGCCGAACTCGCCCACGCCGGAGCGGAGCTG